A section of the Rhizobium sp. BG4 genome encodes:
- a CDS encoding DUF763 domain-containing protein, producing the protein MAQRAGSADLPLHGGRVPKWLGDRMTKLGALVTEAIVHHYGRDEFLRRLAHPFWFQSFGAVMGMDWHSSGITTSVLGALKRGLTPLSGELGLHVCGGRGAQSRRTPDDLAAIGNRVGIDGIALAQASRLVAKVDSAALQDGFDLYLHGFVVTDDGKWVVVQQGMNGDNRQARRYHWLSEGLESFVNSPHAAIEGRTQGNIVNLADRRAERSRAGQLDLLATLGPDRIVREAAALALDTRKPAPLPDQMLLPHLIMPAHHDVREKDVNMKRLHGNLAAAADRGPEDFEQLLLVPGVGARTVQALAMVAEVVHGAPYRFSDPARFSIAHGGKDRHPFPVPLKVYDETIKVMKSAVQKGRLGREEELEALKRLDDQSRQLERYVTGPDLKEIVAGEFRNSPEWGGRSVFGWEGEER; encoded by the coding sequence ATGGCTCAAAGAGCAGGCAGCGCCGATCTTCCCCTGCATGGCGGCAGGGTTCCCAAATGGCTGGGCGACCGGATGACGAAGCTTGGTGCACTCGTCACCGAAGCGATCGTGCATCACTACGGCCGCGACGAATTTCTGCGCCGTCTCGCACACCCTTTCTGGTTCCAGTCCTTCGGCGCCGTCATGGGCATGGACTGGCATTCCTCGGGCATCACCACCAGTGTTCTCGGCGCGCTGAAGCGCGGGCTGACGCCGCTCTCGGGCGAGCTCGGCCTGCATGTCTGCGGCGGCCGCGGCGCTCAGTCGCGGCGCACCCCGGACGACCTGGCCGCGATCGGCAACCGCGTTGGCATCGACGGCATTGCGCTGGCGCAGGCAAGCCGCCTCGTCGCCAAGGTTGATAGTGCCGCCCTCCAGGATGGCTTCGACCTCTATCTCCACGGCTTCGTCGTCACCGACGACGGCAAATGGGTGGTGGTTCAGCAAGGCATGAACGGCGACAACAGGCAGGCCCGCCGCTATCACTGGCTGTCCGAGGGCCTGGAAAGCTTCGTCAATTCGCCGCATGCCGCGATTGAAGGCCGCACGCAGGGCAACATCGTCAACCTCGCCGACAGGCGTGCCGAGCGCTCCCGCGCCGGACAGCTCGATCTCCTCGCGACGCTCGGCCCCGACCGCATCGTCCGCGAAGCCGCAGCACTGGCGCTTGACACGAGAAAGCCTGCGCCGCTGCCCGACCAGATGCTCCTGCCGCACCTGATCATGCCCGCCCATCACGATGTCCGCGAAAAGGACGTCAACATGAAGCGTCTGCACGGCAATCTGGCGGCCGCGGCGGATCGTGGCCCTGAAGATTTCGAGCAGCTTCTCCTCGTCCCCGGTGTCGGCGCCCGCACCGTCCAGGCGCTCGCCATGGTCGCCGAAGTCGTCCACGGCGCGCCCTACCGCTTCTCCGACCCCGCCCGCTTCTCGATCGCCCACGGCGGCAAGGACCGCCATCCATTCCCCGTGCCGCTGAAGGTTTACGACGAAACCATCAAGGTGATGAAATCGGCGGTCCAGAAGGGCCGCCTCGGCCGCGAGGAAGAGCTTGAGGCCCTCAAGCGCCTCGACGACCAGTCCCGCCAGCTGGAGCGCTATGTCACAGGCCCCGATCTCAAGGAGATCGTTGCCGGCGAATTCAGAAATTCGCCGGAATGGGGCGGTCGCAGCGTGTTCGGCTGGGAAGGGGAGGAGCGGTAG
- a CDS encoding glutamine synthetase beta-grasp domain-containing protein has product MTKYKLEYIWLDGYTPVPNLRGKTQIKEFDAFPTLEQLPLWGFDGSSTMQAEGRSSDCVLKPVAVYPDPARTNGVLVMCEVMMPDGVTPHASNSRATILDDEDAWFGFEQEYFFYESGRPLGFPEQGYPAPQGPYYCGVGSSNVGPVAREIVEEHLDQCLAAGINHEGINAEVAKGQWEFQIFGKGSKKAADQIWMARYLLQRLTEKYGIDIEYHCKPLGDTDWNGSGMHCNFSTKYMREVGGKAYFEALMAQFEKNLDAHIAVYGPDNDKRLTGKHETAPWNKFSYGVADRGASIRVPHSFVKNDYKGYLEDRRPNSQGDPYQIASQVLKTISEVPLSGSASAAA; this is encoded by the coding sequence ATGACAAAGTATAAGCTCGAGTACATCTGGCTCGATGGGTACACTCCTGTACCGAACCTGCGCGGCAAGACGCAGATCAAGGAATTCGACGCGTTTCCGACGCTCGAGCAGCTCCCGCTCTGGGGCTTCGATGGTTCGTCCACGATGCAGGCCGAAGGCCGCAGCTCTGATTGCGTCCTGAAGCCGGTCGCAGTTTATCCGGATCCGGCTCGCACGAACGGCGTTCTCGTCATGTGCGAAGTCATGATGCCTGATGGCGTTACCCCGCATGCGTCCAACAGCCGTGCGACCATCCTCGACGACGAAGATGCATGGTTCGGCTTCGAGCAGGAATACTTCTTCTACGAAAGCGGCCGTCCGCTCGGCTTCCCGGAGCAGGGCTACCCGGCTCCGCAGGGTCCGTATTACTGCGGCGTCGGCTCGTCCAACGTTGGCCCGGTTGCCCGCGAAATCGTCGAAGAGCATCTCGACCAGTGCCTCGCTGCCGGCATCAACCACGAAGGCATCAATGCCGAAGTGGCCAAGGGTCAGTGGGAATTCCAGATTTTCGGCAAGGGCTCCAAGAAGGCCGCCGACCAGATCTGGATGGCACGCTACCTGCTGCAGCGCCTGACTGAAAAGTACGGCATCGACATCGAATATCACTGCAAGCCGCTCGGCGACACCGACTGGAACGGTTCGGGCATGCACTGCAACTTCTCGACCAAGTACATGCGCGAAGTTGGCGGCAAGGCATACTTCGAAGCCCTGATGGCGCAGTTCGAAAAGAACCTCGACGCTCACATCGCCGTCTACGGTCCTGATAACGACAAGCGCCTCACCGGCAAGCACGAAACGGCTCCGTGGAACAAGTTCTCCTACGGCGTTGCTGACCGTGGTGCTTCGATCCGCGTTCCGCACTCCTTCGTCAAGAACGACTACAAGGGCTACCTGGAAGATCGCCGCCCGAACTCTCAGGGCGACCCCTACCAGATCGCTTCCCAGGTTCTGAAGACGATCTCGGAAGTTCCGCTTTCGGGTTCGGCTTCGGCTGCTGCCTGA